TCACCGTATTCACGCCGTTTTCCATACCGCTCATGTACCCGCCTTTCCAATAAAACCGTCAACTAGTCTGCCATACGCCGTGCCCAGCGGAATCAGTATTCGCGGGCTTTTGGCGGCATATTCACAATGTGCACCGGCTGCCAGGAAATCTGGCCGGAGGCATTCACCATGGAATGGGCCAGGAAATGCTCATCGTCGCGTTCCGGAAAATCAAGACGCTTCAGCGAGCCACGGGATTCGTGACGCGCATCGGATGAGGTGAGTACGGCCTTGCCGAGTTCCAGAAGGTGGCGGACCTCCCAAATGGCGGTGATCTCCTGGTTGAACGTGGGGGAGTCGGAATGCGCGTGCAGGGCTTCGGCACGGGGCGCAAACTCATCATGCAATGCCGTTAGCGCCTGTTCGATACCCTGCTCGTCGCAACGCACGGCGACAGCGCGTTCCATGACGGTACCCAGATCGGCCATCAGCTGGTAAGGATTGTCGGCTGCATGCTCCTCGTCTTCCGGAAGCTGCACCAGCAGATCCTTGAGTTCGTTGGAACGGGTGTCAGCGGCCTGCTGGACCGCATCCGAACCATTGTCGGCGTCGGATTCAGCCATGGGATCGTTCACTGGAGCGCTGGAAATGCGTTCCGCCAGCGCCTTGCCGGAGCGGGTGCCGAACAGGCATGCATCCAGCAGGGAATTGCCGCCGAGACGGTTTGCGCCGTGCACGGACACGCATGCGCATTCGCCGGCAGCGAACAGGCCTTCGACGACATTTCGTTCGTCGTTCTGCCAACGGTAGACTTCGCCGTCGGTGGTGATCGGAATGCCACCCATGGTGTAATGCGCGGTAGGCTTAACCGGCACGAAATCGTGTGTCGGATCAAGATCCGCATATTTTTCGATGGTTTCCACCACCTGCGGCAGTACCTCATGCATATGGTCGGCATCAATACCGGTCATATCAAGCCACACGCAATCCTTTGGCCCTTCGGGGTCCTTCGGATCCGCCACGCCGTGGCCGGCATCGATTTCAGCCATAATGGAACGGCTCACCACATC
This window of the Bifidobacterium pseudocatenulatum DSM 20438 = JCM 1200 = LMG 10505 genome carries:
- a CDS encoding FAD-binding protein, with the translated sequence MSPKHVEDMYDAVIVGAGAAGLSAALGMLRSEQMQALKEAGIEPNILVISKLQPLRSHTGSAEGGIAASLGNVEKDDWHWHYFDTVKGGDWLVDQDAAELLAKEASETVIDLEHDGVAFSRTEDGHIAQRRFGGHTKDFGKEPVRRAAYAADRIGHQILFSLWQQCVAEGVEFAEEWYVTDLVITEDGSKVEGVVAFDTHKGQTHAIHARNVLLATGGAGRLFHTTSNSWDLTGDGMALALQAGLQLEDSEFVQFHPTGLAHTGILLSEAARAEGGVLRNADGEAFMEKYAPGHADLAARDVVSRSIMAEIDAGHGVADPKDPEGPKDCVWLDMTGIDADHMHEVLPQVVETIEKYADLDPTHDFVPVKPTAHYTMGGIPITTDGEVYRWQNDERNVVEGLFAAGECACVSVHGANRLGGNSLLDACLFGTRSGKALAERISSAPVNDPMAESDADNGSDAVQQAADTRSNELKDLLVQLPEDEEHAADNPYQLMADLGTVMERAVAVRCDEQGIEQALTALHDEFAPRAEALHAHSDSPTFNQEITAIWEVRHLLELGKAVLTSSDARHESRGSLKRLDFPERDDEHFLAHSMVNASGQISWQPVHIVNMPPKAREY